The Leptolyngbya sp. CCY15150 sequence AGCGGGCTTCACGATCAACTGGGGTTACAAAACACTGGCAAACCAACGCATTAAATTGAGCCGCATCCGACTCGTGAAGTGAGCTAAGTTGAAAGGCCATAGAGGTCATACACCCTAGAAATCATCATTGCAAAACGCCCACTCCCCAGATTAGAGGAGTGGGCGATCGTCTGTGCAACTAAAGCTTCAAGAAAACCCTAGTCGTCAGCCTAGGCAAGACTACCCTTGTTCACCAAATGGGCTTCGAGGAACCAGAGGCGCTTGTCGATGGTGCGGGAGATTTCGGTATAGAGATCGGCGGTGTCGGCATCACCAGCATTGTCGGTGACATCGATCGCTTCCCGCACATGGGAGGCATAGAGCGCAAATCGTTCAGCCAACGCCGTCACATGCTCAACGCCTTCCACAATCTCGGTAGGATATTCAGGCAGGATGGAGTTGCTAGCCGCCATGCGGGCAGTTCCCAGGGCGGTGCCCCCCAAGGCGGTGATCCGCTCGGCTACCATATCCACATATTCGTTCAGTTCGCCTGCCATTTCGTCAAACAGTTCATGGAGTTGATAGAAGTCCATGCCTTTGACGTTCCAGTGGGCTTGCTTGGTCTGAGTTTTCAGATCCAGGGTGGCAGCCAAGGTTTTGTTGAGCAAGTCTGCAACCTGCGATCGCACCTCCATCGCCAGATCAATCCGGGTGGGGTAAAAGCGTCCAGTGGTTGCGCGAGAAGTCGTAGCTGTCATACGTATGTCTCCTGATAGATCGTCTGTGGATGGAAAAATCGGGCAAATCTTAGGGATCGCCTCGCTTGCCTTAACCCCTCCGTGCTTGCA is a genomic window containing:
- the dps gene encoding DNA starvation/stationary phase protection protein Dps, which encodes MTATTSRATTGRFYPTRIDLAMEVRSQVADLLNKTLAATLDLKTQTKQAHWNVKGMDFYQLHELFDEMAGELNEYVDMVAERITALGGTALGTARMAASNSILPEYPTEIVEGVEHVTALAERFALYASHVREAIDVTDNAGDADTADLYTEISRTIDKRLWFLEAHLVNKGSLA